One part of the Ralstonia pickettii genome encodes these proteins:
- a CDS encoding 2-isopropylmalate synthase codes for MSDKLIIFDTTLRDGEQSPGASMTKDEKIRIAKQLERLKVDVIEAGFAASSNGDFEAIRAIALSVKDSRICSLARANDRDISRAAEALKPAGQFRIHTFIATSALHMEKKLRMSPDQVYEQARLAVRFARQFTDDIEFSPEDGSRSDMDFLCRVLEGVIAEGATTINLPDTVGYAVPEGYAALIRSVRERVPNSDKAVWSVHCHNDLGMAVANSLAAVKLGGARQIECTINGLGERAGNTSLEEVVMAVKTRRDYFNLDVGVDTTQIVPASKLVSQITGFVVQPNKAVVGANAFAHASGIHQDGVLKARDTYEIMRAEDVGWTANKIVLGKLSGRNAFKQRLQELGIELDSEAELNAAFTRFKELADQKAEIFDEDIVAIVSNEAQHSEGEHFRFVSLAQRSETGERPHARIVFVADGKEVTGEAEGNGPVDATLNAIESKVASGAEQLLYSVNAITTGTQAQGEVTVRLSKSGRIVNGVGTDPDIVAASAKAYLAALNKLQDKSSEKLNPQI; via the coding sequence ATGAGCGACAAACTCATCATTTTCGATACCACCTTGCGCGACGGCGAGCAGTCCCCCGGGGCGTCGATGACCAAGGACGAGAAGATCCGCATCGCCAAGCAGCTTGAGAGGCTCAAGGTGGACGTGATCGAGGCTGGCTTTGCGGCAAGCTCAAACGGTGACTTTGAAGCGATCCGTGCGATTGCGCTGTCGGTCAAGGATTCGCGCATTTGCTCGCTCGCCCGCGCGAACGACCGTGATATTTCCCGCGCTGCCGAGGCGCTCAAGCCGGCGGGGCAGTTCCGCATCCACACGTTCATCGCCACATCGGCGCTGCACATGGAGAAGAAGCTGCGCATGTCGCCGGATCAGGTGTACGAGCAGGCGCGCCTGGCGGTGCGTTTTGCCCGCCAGTTCACCGACGACATCGAATTCTCGCCGGAAGATGGCAGCCGCTCCGACATGGACTTCCTCTGCCGCGTGCTGGAAGGCGTGATCGCCGAAGGCGCCACCACCATCAATCTGCCGGATACGGTGGGCTACGCGGTGCCGGAGGGCTATGCCGCGCTGATCCGTTCGGTGCGTGAGCGCGTCCCCAATTCCGACAAGGCGGTCTGGTCAGTGCATTGCCATAACGACCTCGGCATGGCGGTCGCCAACTCCCTGGCCGCTGTCAAACTGGGCGGCGCACGCCAGATTGAATGCACGATCAACGGCCTGGGCGAGCGCGCCGGCAACACCAGCCTCGAAGAGGTGGTGATGGCCGTGAAGACGCGTCGCGACTACTTCAATCTCGACGTGGGTGTCGATACCACGCAGATCGTGCCGGCTTCTAAGCTGGTCTCGCAGATCACCGGGTTCGTCGTGCAGCCAAACAAGGCCGTCGTGGGCGCCAACGCTTTCGCGCACGCTTCGGGCATCCACCAGGATGGCGTGCTCAAGGCGCGCGACACGTACGAAATCATGCGAGCCGAAGACGTGGGCTGGACGGCCAATAAGATCGTCCTGGGCAAGCTCTCGGGCCGCAACGCGTTCAAGCAGCGCCTGCAGGAACTGGGCATTGAACTGGATTCGGAAGCCGAGCTGAACGCTGCCTTCACCCGCTTCAAGGAGCTGGCCGATCAGAAGGCCGAGATCTTTGACGAGGACATCGTCGCCATCGTCTCGAACGAGGCCCAGCACAGCGAGGGCGAGCACTTCCGTTTCGTGTCGCTGGCCCAGCGTTCGGAGACTGGCGAACGTCCGCACGCGCGCATCGTCTTCGTTGCGGACGGCAAGGAAGTGACGGGCGAAGCGGAGGGCAATGGCCCGGTCGACGCCACGCTGAACGCGATTGAGAGCAAGGTCGCCAGCGGGGCAGAGCAGTTGCTGTATTCGGTCAACGCGATCACGACGGGCACGCAGGCGCAGGGCGAAGTGACGGTGCGGCTGTCGAAGTCGGGCCGCATCGTCAACGGTGTGGGTACTGATCCGGACATCGTTGCGGCATCTGCCAAGGCTTACCTTGCTGCGCTCAACAAGCTGCAGGACAAGAGCAGCGAAAAACTCAACCCGCAGATCTGA
- a CDS encoding UDP-2,3-diacylglucosamine diphosphatase translates to MQMAAGLAAAGALGSAVPAGRGDVREHEAPVATPASTATPDRAADTDTDPPAEKIQRYRTIWLSDIHLGTPGCQADYLLDFLKHHESDTLYLVGDIVDGWQLRKGWYWPQAHNDVVQKVLRRARKGTRVVFIPGNHDEMARQFHGLNFGDIEVAEDAVHVTATGKRLWVVHGDLFDGVMQHARWLAYVGDSLYTFILAMNRHFNRIRVRLGFPYWSLSQYLKHQVKNAVNFINSFERVMTDEARRRGCDGVVCGHIHKAEIREIDGQLYCNDGDWVESLSALVETMEGELQIVYWTHLLDAPRTSRRARRAAAAAA, encoded by the coding sequence ATGCAAATGGCCGCCGGGCTCGCCGCCGCGGGCGCGCTGGGCTCAGCCGTACCGGCCGGGCGTGGCGATGTCCGTGAGCACGAGGCACCCGTCGCCACGCCAGCTTCGACAGCAACACCGGACCGCGCGGCTGACACCGACACTGACCCGCCCGCCGAGAAAATTCAGCGCTATCGCACGATCTGGCTGTCGGATATCCACCTCGGTACGCCGGGCTGCCAAGCCGATTACCTGCTCGACTTCCTCAAACACCATGAATCGGACACGCTGTACCTCGTGGGGGACATCGTCGACGGCTGGCAACTGCGCAAGGGCTGGTACTGGCCGCAGGCCCACAACGATGTGGTGCAGAAGGTGCTGCGCCGCGCGCGCAAAGGCACGCGTGTGGTCTTCATTCCGGGCAACCACGATGAGATGGCGCGCCAGTTCCACGGCCTGAACTTTGGCGATATTGAAGTCGCTGAAGACGCGGTGCACGTCACCGCTACGGGCAAGCGCCTGTGGGTCGTGCACGGCGACCTGTTCGACGGCGTGATGCAGCATGCGCGCTGGCTGGCTTACGTGGGCGATTCGCTCTACACCTTCATCCTGGCGATGAACCGGCACTTCAACCGCATCCGCGTGCGGCTTGGCTTTCCGTACTGGTCGCTGTCGCAATACCTGAAGCATCAGGTCAAGAACGCGGTCAACTTCATCAATTCGTTCGAGCGTGTGATGACGGACGAAGCGCGCCGCCGCGGCTGCGACGGCGTGGTCTGCGGGCATATCCACAAAGCCGAGATCCGCGAGATCGACGGCCAGCTTTACTGCAACGACGGCGACTGGGTGGAGAGCCTCTCCGCGTTGGTCGAAACCATGGAAGGCGAACTGCAGATCGTCTACTGGACGCATCTGCTCGATGCGCCGCGCACCTCCCGCCGCGCACGCCGTGCCGCTGCGGCCGCCGCCTGA
- a CDS encoding DUF3619 family protein, protein MNKVELRERRFAHAVRTALNESAGQLPPDVRDRLAAARRMALAQKKAEAPSTVHSPALAMPGGGSVSFEMEGEAPSPLQRAAAVLRRLGLLWPTIALVAGLAGIYQWQQQQRVDELAEVDAAMLLDDLPLAAYADQGFHQYLKHDQ, encoded by the coding sequence ATGAACAAGGTAGAACTTCGAGAACGCCGTTTTGCGCATGCCGTCCGAACCGCTCTAAATGAGTCGGCAGGACAGTTGCCGCCCGACGTGCGCGACCGCCTCGCAGCGGCGCGCCGGATGGCGCTTGCGCAAAAAAAAGCGGAAGCGCCGAGCACGGTGCACTCGCCTGCCTTGGCGATGCCGGGAGGCGGTTCGGTATCCTTCGAGATGGAAGGCGAAGCACCGTCGCCGCTGCAACGTGCCGCAGCAGTCCTGCGCCGCCTTGGCCTGCTGTGGCCGACCATCGCGCTGGTGGCGGGGCTTGCAGGCATCTATCAGTGGCAACAGCAGCAACGCGTGGACGAACTCGCGGAGGTCGATGCCGCAATGCTGCTCGACGATCTCCCGCTGGCTGCTTACGCAGATCAAGGCTTCCATCAGTACCTCAAACACGATCAGTGA
- the ilvN gene encoding acetolactate synthase small subunit gives MRHIISVLLENEPGALSRVVGLFSARGYNIETLTVAPTEDASLSRMTIVTTGSDDIIEQITKHLNRLVEVVKVVDLTEGAHIERELMLVKVRAVGKEREEMKRTADIFRGRIIDVTEKTYTIELTGNGSKLDAFLDAIDRTAILETVRTGGSGIGRGERILKV, from the coding sequence ATGCGCCACATCATTTCCGTCCTGCTGGAAAACGAACCGGGCGCGCTGTCGCGCGTGGTGGGCTTGTTCTCGGCGCGTGGCTACAACATCGAGACGCTGACTGTCGCCCCGACCGAAGACGCCTCGCTGTCGCGCATGACGATCGTCACGACCGGTTCGGACGACATCATCGAGCAGATCACCAAGCACCTAAACCGCTTGGTGGAAGTCGTCAAGGTCGTCGACCTGACCGAAGGTGCTCACATCGAGCGCGAGCTGATGCTCGTGAAGGTGCGTGCGGTCGGCAAGGAGCGCGAGGAGATGAAACGCACCGCGGACATTTTCCGCGGCCGCATCATCGACGTGACCGAGAAGACGTACACGATCGAGCTGACCGGCAACGGCAGCAAGCTTGACGCGTTTCTCGATGCCATCGATCGCACTGCCATTCTCGAGACCGTTCGCACAGGCGGCTCGGGCATCGGCCGCGGCGAGCGCATTCTGAAGGTTTGA
- a CDS encoding RNA polymerase sigma factor — MASEQELSAFLLSVEKRAFKQAVFAVRDDDAALDIVQDAMIKLAEKYGDKPGAELPLLFQRILQNTIHDWFRRTKVRNTWVSLFSSFRSDAEGDDTDPLELIESEAGTTAAESSADKVERSQMLEILEREIEKLPTRQREAFLMRYWEDMDVAETAQAMGCSEGSVKTHCSRATHALAQALRARGIRL; from the coding sequence ATGGCCTCTGAACAGGAACTGTCGGCCTTTCTCCTAAGCGTCGAGAAACGCGCCTTCAAGCAGGCGGTCTTCGCGGTGCGCGACGACGATGCCGCGCTCGATATCGTGCAGGACGCCATGATCAAGCTGGCCGAGAAATACGGCGACAAGCCCGGGGCCGAACTGCCCCTGCTGTTTCAGCGCATTCTGCAGAACACGATTCACGACTGGTTTCGCCGCACCAAGGTGCGCAACACATGGGTCAGCCTGTTCTCCAGCTTCCGCTCGGACGCCGAAGGCGACGACACCGATCCGCTTGAACTGATCGAAAGCGAAGCCGGCACCACAGCGGCAGAAAGTAGCGCCGACAAGGTCGAGCGTTCGCAGATGCTCGAGATTCTGGAACGCGAAATCGAGAAGCTCCCCACACGTCAACGGGAGGCGTTCCTGATGCGTTACTGGGAGGACATGGATGTTGCAGAGACGGCCCAGGCGATGGGCTGTTCCGAGGGCAGTGTAAAGACGCACTGCTCGCGGGCAACACACGCCCTGGCCCAAGCGCTGCGGGCGCGAGGGATCCGACTATGA
- a CDS encoding phosphatidylserine decarboxylase: MNNTYPHPIIAREGWPYLGGIFIVTLIVQAAAGFGWAWPFWVLTLFVLQFFRDPARAVPTQANAILSPADGRIVAVEQVRDPYADRDALKISVFMNVFNVHSNRAPVDGTVQQVQYFPGKFVNADLDKASLENERNAIVLRRADGQLVTSVQVAGLIARRILCYTKAGEALTRGQRYGFIRFGSRVDVYLPLTARPRVTIGEKVSATLTVLAELD, translated from the coding sequence TTGAACAACACGTATCCGCATCCCATCATTGCCCGCGAGGGTTGGCCGTACCTGGGCGGGATTTTCATCGTCACGCTCATCGTGCAGGCTGCCGCCGGTTTCGGCTGGGCCTGGCCTTTCTGGGTGCTGACGCTGTTTGTGCTGCAGTTTTTCCGCGATCCGGCGCGCGCCGTGCCAACGCAGGCCAATGCGATTCTTTCGCCGGCCGACGGTCGCATCGTCGCAGTCGAGCAGGTACGTGACCCGTACGCTGATCGCGACGCGCTGAAGATCAGCGTGTTCATGAACGTGTTCAACGTGCACTCGAACCGCGCGCCGGTCGACGGCACGGTGCAGCAGGTGCAGTACTTCCCGGGCAAGTTCGTCAATGCCGACCTCGACAAGGCGTCGCTCGAGAACGAGCGCAATGCCATCGTTTTGCGCCGCGCTGATGGCCAGCTCGTCACTTCGGTGCAGGTGGCCGGATTGATCGCGCGGCGCATCCTTTGCTATACGAAGGCAGGCGAAGCGCTCACGCGTGGTCAGCGCTATGGCTTCATCCGTTTTGGCTCGCGTGTTGACGTGTACCTGCCGCTGACGGCGCGCCCGCGCGTGACCATCGGCGAAAAGGTATCCGCCACGCTTACGGTGCTTGCTGAGCTGGACTGA
- a CDS encoding DUF3106 domain-containing protein, producing MSNFLHTHGQPPRGATTARLRAGIVALIGAAGLMAGLAVGQVPAASAPVATPGVTVGAPVGLPTPPATNPLPAVHPNWAELTIVQQRIFAPLAPEWNGMPELARKKWLQIAQAYPKYTPAQQQRLQTRMADWVKLTPEQRHRARENFQTTKSLPVQKKSEAWQSYQQLTEEQKKALVAAAKAQKHPSAVTALPGGAGLAKDAAKSIHHGARTKPGTTKSAPTNKTAATASTPAAKPAPEPAAAAPAPASAPLTPAHPVAPPATTGGESGNPPPSTVLGG from the coding sequence ATGAGCAACTTCCTGCACACCCACGGCCAACCACCGCGAGGCGCAACGACCGCGCGCCTGCGCGCCGGCATCGTTGCGTTGATCGGCGCTGCCGGCCTGATGGCGGGACTTGCGGTCGGGCAGGTTCCGGCCGCTTCGGCACCCGTGGCGACGCCTGGCGTGACAGTCGGCGCGCCGGTTGGTTTGCCGACGCCGCCGGCGACCAACCCGCTGCCCGCCGTTCATCCGAACTGGGCCGAACTGACCATTGTCCAGCAGCGCATCTTCGCGCCTCTGGCGCCGGAGTGGAACGGCATGCCGGAATTGGCCCGCAAGAAGTGGCTGCAGATCGCTCAGGCGTATCCGAAGTACACGCCGGCTCAGCAGCAGCGCCTGCAAACGCGCATGGCGGATTGGGTCAAGCTCACGCCGGAGCAACGCCACCGCGCGCGTGAGAATTTCCAGACCACCAAGTCGCTGCCAGTGCAGAAGAAGAGCGAGGCTTGGCAGAGCTACCAGCAACTGACCGAAGAGCAGAAGAAGGCGCTGGTTGCCGCGGCCAAGGCGCAAAAGCACCCTTCCGCAGTGACGGCACTGCCGGGCGGCGCGGGCTTGGCGAAGGACGCGGCCAAATCGATTCATCACGGTGCGCGCACCAAGCCTGGCACGACCAAATCCGCGCCGACCAACAAGACGGCAGCCACGGCATCCACGCCGGCCGCAAAACCTGCGCCCGAACCTGCCGCTGCCGCACCTGCCCCCGCCAGCGCACCGCTCACGCCGGCGCACCCTGTTGCACCACCCGCGACCACCGGTGGAGAATCGGGCAACCCGCCGCCCTCGACGGTGTTGGGCGGCTGA
- a CDS encoding RDD family protein has translation MATSVSTSSPVAAPDPLAAPTLRRRLAAMLYEGLLLFGVMFGATAVFLLLRLIVPPLARTGDVGLQVWGFLSLGLYFVWFWRKRGQTLAMQTWRMRVVNADGSRISLGRAIARYLLAWVWVAAAVGVIHLSGASRWTGAGVALACLLVWGALAWFDPQRQFLHDRLAGTRLVRD, from the coding sequence ATGGCCACCTCCGTTTCCACGTCTTCACCCGTTGCGGCGCCTGATCCGCTCGCAGCGCCCACGCTGCGCCGCCGTCTTGCCGCCATGCTGTACGAAGGCCTGCTGCTGTTTGGTGTGATGTTTGGCGCCACGGCCGTCTTTCTGCTGCTGCGCCTGATCGTGCCGCCCCTTGCGCGCACCGGCGATGTAGGGCTGCAGGTGTGGGGCTTTCTGTCGCTCGGTCTGTACTTCGTGTGGTTTTGGCGCAAGCGCGGCCAAACGCTTGCGATGCAGACATGGCGTATGCGCGTGGTCAACGCCGATGGGTCGCGTATTTCGCTGGGCCGTGCCATTGCACGCTATCTGCTGGCGTGGGTGTGGGTGGCTGCAGCGGTCGGCGTCATCCATCTGAGCGGCGCGTCGCGATGGACCGGTGCCGGTGTCGCTCTCGCATGCCTGCTGGTTTGGGGCGCGTTGGCGTGGTTCGATCCGCAGCGCCAGTTCCTGCACGATCGCCTGGCCGGCACGCGGCTGGTGCGTGACTGA
- a CDS encoding acetolactate synthase 3 catalytic subunit: MNMPSAEFSHANSGSSADMMGADILVNALAAEGVEFVWGYPGGAVLYIYDAFYKQNKIEHILVRHEQAAVHAADGYARATGKVGVALVTSGPGVTNAVTGIATAYLDSIPMVIITGNVPTHAIGQDAFQECDTVGITRPIVKHNFLVKDVRNLASTIKKAFYIAATGRPGPVVVDIPKDVSRELCKYEYPKTIEMRSYSPVNKGHSGQIRKAVSLLLQAERPYIYSGGGVVLAEASEELRQLAALTGYPVTNTLMGLGAFPGTSKQFVGMLGMHGTYEANMAMQNCDVLIAIGARFDDRVIGSPAHFTSQPRKIIHIDIDPSSISKRVKVDIPIVGNVKDVLQEMIAQIQSGEAKPNKTALAKWWEQIEQWRSVDCLKYDRTSEIIKPQYVVEKIWELTHGDAFICSDVGQHQMWAAQFYKFNEPRRWINSGGLGTMGVGLPYAMGIKKAFPDKEVVTITGEGSIQMCIQELSTCLQYDTPVKICSLNNGYLGMVRQWQEIEYDNRYSHSYMQALPDFVKLAESYGHVGMRIEKTSDVEPALREAFRLKDRTVFLDFQTDPTENVWPMVQAGKGISEMLLGAEDL; the protein is encoded by the coding sequence ATGAATATGCCAAGCGCGGAATTTTCCCACGCCAATAGCGGTTCATCTGCCGACATGATGGGGGCTGACATCCTCGTCAATGCGCTCGCGGCAGAGGGCGTCGAGTTCGTCTGGGGTTACCCCGGCGGCGCGGTGCTCTATATCTACGACGCGTTCTACAAGCAAAACAAGATCGAACACATCCTGGTGCGCCATGAACAGGCGGCAGTCCATGCGGCTGACGGCTATGCGCGCGCCACGGGCAAGGTCGGTGTCGCCCTGGTGACGTCCGGCCCGGGCGTGACCAATGCCGTGACGGGCATCGCCACCGCTTACCTGGATTCGATCCCGATGGTGATCATCACCGGCAACGTGCCGACGCACGCCATCGGCCAGGACGCCTTCCAGGAGTGCGACACCGTCGGCATTACCCGCCCGATCGTCAAGCACAACTTCCTGGTCAAGGACGTACGCAACCTCGCCTCGACCATCAAGAAGGCGTTCTACATCGCCGCAACGGGCCGTCCGGGTCCGGTGGTGGTGGATATCCCCAAGGATGTCTCGCGCGAACTCTGCAAGTACGAGTACCCGAAGACCATCGAGATGCGCTCGTACAGCCCGGTCAACAAGGGGCATTCGGGGCAGATTCGGAAGGCAGTGAGCCTGCTGCTGCAGGCTGAGCGTCCGTACATCTACTCGGGCGGCGGGGTTGTGCTTGCCGAGGCAAGCGAAGAGCTGCGCCAACTGGCCGCACTGACTGGGTATCCCGTGACGAACACGCTGATGGGGCTGGGCGCTTTCCCGGGCACCAGTAAGCAGTTCGTGGGCATGCTCGGCATGCACGGCACATACGAAGCCAACATGGCGATGCAGAACTGCGACGTTCTGATTGCCATTGGCGCGCGATTCGATGATCGCGTGATCGGCAGCCCGGCGCACTTCACCTCGCAGCCGCGCAAGATCATCCACATCGACATCGATCCGTCCTCCATTTCGAAGCGGGTGAAGGTCGACATCCCCATCGTCGGCAACGTTAAGGACGTGCTGCAGGAGATGATTGCCCAGATCCAGTCTGGCGAAGCCAAGCCGAACAAGACGGCGCTGGCCAAGTGGTGGGAGCAGATCGAACAGTGGCGCAGTGTCGACTGCCTGAAGTACGACCGCACCTCCGAGATCATCAAGCCGCAGTACGTGGTCGAGAAGATCTGGGAACTGACCCATGGCGACGCGTTCATCTGCTCCGACGTCGGTCAGCATCAAATGTGGGCGGCGCAGTTCTACAAGTTCAACGAGCCGCGCCGCTGGATCAACTCCGGTGGTCTGGGCACGATGGGTGTCGGCCTGCCTTACGCGATGGGTATCAAGAAGGCGTTCCCGGACAAGGAAGTCGTCACCATCACCGGTGAGGGCTCGATCCAGATGTGCATCCAGGAACTGTCGACCTGCCTGCAGTACGACACGCCGGTGAAGATCTGCTCGCTCAACAACGGCTACCTCGGGATGGTCCGCCAGTGGCAGGAAATCGAGTACGACAACCGCTACTCGCATTCCTACATGCAGGCGCTGCCCGACTTCGTGAAGCTGGCCGAATCGTATGGTCACGTCGGCATGCGCATCGAAAAGACGTCTGACGTCGAGCCCGCGCTGCGCGAAGCCTTCCGACTCAAGGATCGCACCGTGTTCCTCGACTTCCAGACCGACCCGACAGAGAACGTCTGGCCGATGGTTCAGGCAGGCAAGGGTATTTCTGAAATGCTGCTCGGCGCGGAGGACCTCTAA
- the ilvC gene encoding ketol-acid reductoisomerase, translated as MKVFYDKDADLSLIKGKNVTIVGYGSQGHAHALNLNDSGVKVTVGLRKNGASWNKAVNAGLQVKEVAEAVKEADVVMILLPDEQIADVYKNEVHNNIKQGAALAFAHGFNVHYGAVIPRADLDVIMIAPKAPGHTVRGTYTQGGGVPHLIAVHQDKSGAARDIALSYATANGGGRAGIIETNFREETETDLFGEQAVLCGGTVELIKAGFETLVEAGYAPEMAYFECLHELKLIVDLIYEGGIANMNYSISNNAEYGEYVTGPRVVTEETKKAMKQCLKDIQTGEYAKSFLLEYKAGQPTLISRRRLTEEHQIEQVGAKLRAMMPWIAKNKLVDQSKN; from the coding sequence ATGAAAGTGTTTTACGACAAGGACGCCGACCTCTCCCTGATCAAGGGCAAGAACGTCACCATCGTTGGCTATGGCTCGCAAGGCCACGCCCACGCCCTGAACCTGAACGACTCGGGCGTGAAGGTGACGGTCGGCCTGCGCAAGAATGGCGCGTCGTGGAACAAGGCCGTTAACGCTGGCCTGCAGGTCAAGGAAGTGGCCGAGGCGGTGAAGGAAGCCGACGTTGTCATGATCCTGCTGCCGGACGAGCAGATCGCCGATGTGTACAAGAACGAAGTGCACAACAACATCAAGCAAGGCGCCGCACTGGCGTTCGCCCACGGCTTCAACGTGCACTACGGTGCCGTGATCCCGCGCGCGGACCTGGACGTCATCATGATCGCCCCGAAGGCGCCGGGCCACACCGTGCGCGGCACGTACACGCAAGGTGGCGGCGTGCCGCACCTGATCGCCGTGCACCAGGACAAGTCGGGCGCTGCACGTGATATCGCTCTGTCGTACGCCACTGCCAACGGCGGTGGCCGCGCCGGTATCATCGAGACCAACTTCCGCGAAGAAACCGAAACCGACCTGTTCGGCGAGCAAGCTGTGCTGTGCGGCGGCACGGTCGAACTGATCAAGGCTGGTTTCGAGACGCTGGTGGAAGCCGGTTACGCGCCGGAAATGGCGTACTTCGAGTGCCTGCACGAGCTGAAGCTGATCGTCGACCTGATCTATGAAGGCGGCATCGCCAACATGAACTACTCGATCTCGAACAACGCCGAATACGGCGAGTACGTCACCGGCCCGCGCGTCGTGACGGAAGAGACCAAGAAGGCCATGAAGCAATGCCTGAAGGACATCCAGACCGGCGAATACGCCAAGAGCTTCTTGCTGGAGTACAAGGCCGGCCAGCCGACGCTGATCTCGCGCCGCCGCCTGACCGAAGAGCACCAGATCGAGCAGGTCGGTGCCAAGCTGCGTGCGATGATGCCGTGGATCGCCAAGAACAAGCTGGTCGACCAGTCGAAGAACTGA
- the pssA gene encoding CDP-diacylglycerol--serine O-phosphatidyltransferase: MPAFNRRKKRFTAGNVTHLRPLRHNQPRPDDDDLEIVRPRRRGIYLLPNAFTTAALFAGFFAIVQAMNLNFETAAIAIFAAMVLDGMDGRVARITNTQSAFGEQYDSLSDMVSFGVAPALVMYEWILRDLGKWGWLAAFVYCAGAALRLARFNTNIGSVDKRFFQGMPSPAAAALIAGFVWLAIDNKLPVKELWMPWVAFGLTLYAGLSMVSNAPFYSGKALDVRHRVPFGVMVLVLVLFVVISSDPPVALFGLFVGYAVSGYLLWGWRALHGQQGSPRLPKQAQDAAHE; this comes from the coding sequence ATGCCCGCGTTCAACCGACGCAAGAAGCGTTTTACCGCCGGCAACGTGACGCACCTGCGTCCGTTGCGGCACAACCAGCCGAGGCCGGATGACGACGATCTTGAGATCGTGCGTCCGCGTCGCCGCGGCATCTATCTGCTGCCCAACGCGTTTACGACGGCTGCGCTGTTCGCCGGCTTCTTCGCCATCGTGCAGGCGATGAACCTGAATTTCGAGACCGCCGCCATCGCCATCTTCGCCGCGATGGTCCTCGATGGTATGGACGGCCGCGTCGCTCGTATCACCAACACGCAAAGCGCGTTCGGCGAGCAATACGACTCGCTGTCGGACATGGTGTCGTTTGGCGTGGCGCCCGCGTTGGTCATGTACGAATGGATCCTGCGCGATCTCGGCAAGTGGGGCTGGCTCGCGGCGTTCGTGTATTGCGCTGGCGCTGCACTGCGTCTGGCGCGATTCAACACGAACATCGGGTCGGTCGACAAACGCTTCTTCCAGGGCATGCCGAGTCCGGCAGCCGCGGCGCTCATCGCGGGTTTCGTCTGGCTCGCGATCGACAACAAACTGCCGGTCAAAGAACTATGGATGCCGTGGGTGGCCTTCGGGCTGACGCTGTATGCAGGGCTGTCGATGGTGTCGAACGCGCCGTTCTACAGCGGCAAGGCGCTCGACGTTCGTCACCGTGTGCCGTTCGGCGTGATGGTGCTGGTGCTGGTGTTGTTTGTGGTCATATCGAGCGATCCGCCGGTCGCGCTGTTTGGTCTGTTTGTTGGTTACGCGGTATCGGGCTACCTGCTGTGGGGCTGGCGTGCGCTGCATGGGCAACAAGGTAGCCCGCGCTTGCCGAAACAGGCGCAAGATGCTGCGCATGAGTGA
- a CDS encoding esterase/lipase family protein: MTHADLPASPVPFASLTAATVRRIAVALQCAATIAVGWAAHDWAGWHWPAATLLAGAALVLGYLISVGWAFLVSLKSLGTAIPDDPMWDRMPVPCEQRIGITGFIACWLRECVSVAWMFNVLQPFRARATFDASADAGRRVPVLMVHGYGCNHAVWLPMQQHLAAAGHPTDAIDLMPLLGNIDEYAQDIAAAVAQLTRAHGRAPVLLCHSMGGLAARALLRQAEPSPVTHVITLGTPHRGTAMARTGRGRNVRQMAWASPWLRQLAASETLAVRARITSIFSWHDSIVGPPGASWLEGARHIPFAGIGHVSLLCDARVRDAVLAELVRIEGVTATASA, translated from the coding sequence ATGACGCACGCCGATCTTCCAGCCTCCCCTGTTCCTTTCGCCTCCCTGACCGCCGCCACTGTGCGCCGCATTGCCGTTGCGCTGCAATGTGCCGCGACGATCGCGGTCGGCTGGGCAGCGCATGACTGGGCGGGATGGCATTGGCCGGCCGCAACGTTGCTCGCGGGCGCGGCGCTGGTGCTGGGCTATCTTATTTCGGTCGGATGGGCGTTCCTGGTGTCGCTGAAGAGCCTCGGTACCGCGATACCGGACGACCCCATGTGGGACCGCATGCCCGTGCCGTGCGAACAGCGCATCGGCATCACCGGCTTCATCGCATGTTGGTTGCGCGAATGTGTATCCGTAGCGTGGATGTTCAACGTGCTGCAGCCGTTCCGCGCACGCGCAACGTTCGATGCGTCCGCCGATGCGGGCAGGCGCGTGCCTGTGCTGATGGTCCACGGCTATGGCTGCAACCATGCGGTGTGGCTGCCGATGCAGCAGCATCTGGCCGCCGCCGGACATCCGACCGACGCCATCGATCTCATGCCGTTGCTGGGCAACATCGACGAATACGCCCAGGACATTGCTGCGGCCGTCGCGCAGCTGACGCGCGCGCACGGCCGCGCGCCCGTCTTGCTCTGCCACAGCATGGGCGGACTCGCTGCGCGAGCGCTGCTTCGACAAGCGGAGCCTAGCCCGGTGACCCACGTGATCACGCTCGGCACGCCACATCGGGGCACGGCAATGGCGCGTACAGGGCGCGGCCGCAACGTCCGTCAGATGGCGTGGGCGAGCCCGTGGCTGCGCCAACTTGCGGCGTCTGAAACGCTGGCCGTTCGGGCGCGCATCACATCAATCTTCTCGTGGCACGACTCCATTGTTGGGCCGCCCGGTGCGTCTTGGCTGGAAGGCGCGCGGCACATCCCCTTTGCAGGGATCGGCCATGTGTCGCTGCTATGCGACGCACGCGTGCGCGATGCTGTGCTGGCGGAGCTTGTACGGATTGAAGGCGTCACGGCGACCGCCTCTGCTTGA